The stretch of DNA CGGGCGCCGATGAAGCAATTGTCCTCGATGATCGTCGGGCCCGCCTGCATCGGTTCCAACACGCCGCCGATGCCGACACCGCCGGAGAGATGCACATGCTTGCCGATCTGCGCACAGGAGCCGACCGTCGCCCAGGTATCGACCATCGTGCCTTCGCCGACATAGGCGCCGAGATTGACGAAGGAGGGCATCAGGATGGCGTTCGGGGCGATATAGGCCGAGCGGCGCACGACGCAGTTCGGCACGGCGCGGAAGCCGGCGGCGCGGAAATGGTTCTCGCCCCAGTTTTCGAACTTCGAGGGAACCTTGTCCCACCAGGTCGAGTTGCCCGAGCCGCCCTCCACCACGTCCATGTCGTTGAGGCGGAAGGACAAGAGCACGGCCTTCTTCAGCCACTGATTGACCGTCCAGGCGCCGTCGGCGGAGCGTTCGGCGACACGGGCCTTGCCGGCATCGAGCAGATCGAGCGCTGCTTCGACCGCATCGCGAACCTCGCCCTTCGTCGACGTGTTCACATTGTCGCGATTGTCGAAGGCGGATTCGATGATCTTTTCGAGGGATGCGAGGTCGGTGGCGCTCATGAGAATTCCTTAAACTTCGATCTTTATCGTGGAGACGGGGTGTCTCCGGAATTGCGGTTGGCGGGGTTTACCCTGCTCTACAGCATGAAGCCGTAGAACGGAATGATTTTTCCGACAAGATCATACCTGGATTCAAGGCGTTATAGCGACATATCCGGCTTCGTAGCCGGCAATACCGAAAGGCATTTCGACATGGCGAAGGGACGAAACGGCGGTTCGAGGCGCAAGGATGGCGTATGGGACCCGCTGAAGAGCAGTTCGACCGACAAGCAGCGCGCCGAAGCCGTGCCGAAGACGCCGCAGACGATGTCGCCTGCCTACCGCCTGGCCTATGTCGACCAGGATTTC from Rhizobium leguminosarum bv. trifolii WSM1325 encodes:
- a CDS encoding 2,3,4,5-tetrahydropyridine-2,6-dicarboxylate N-succinyltransferase (TIGRFAM: 2,3,4,5-tetrahydropyridine-2,6-dicarboxylate N-succinyltransferase~KEGG: ret:RHE_CH00418 2,3,4,5-tetrahydropyridine-2-carboxylate N-succinyltransferase), with the protein product MSATDLASLEKIIESAFDNRDNVNTSTKGEVRDAVEAALDLLDAGKARVAERSADGAWTVNQWLKKAVLLSFRLNDMDVVEGGSGNSTWWDKVPSKFENWGENHFRAAGFRAVPNCVVRRSAYIAPNAILMPSFVNLGAYVGEGTMVDTWATVGSCAQIGKHVHLSGGVGIGGVLEPMQAGPTIIEDNCFIGARSEVVEGCIIREGSVLGMGVFIGKSTKIVDRATGEVSYGEVPPYSVVVAGSMPSGNATMGNGQPAPHLYCAVIVKRVDEKTRSKTGINELLRD